In Sulfolobales archaeon, one DNA window encodes the following:
- the tuf gene encoding translation elongation factor EF-1 subunit alpha, with product MSSQKPHLNLVIIGHVDHGKSTLVGHLLVLLKQIDEKQQKEVEEEAKKRGKETEKFAWLLDRMKEERERGVTIAPSFVKFETNKYYFTIIDAPGHRDFVKNMITGASQADAALLVVSAKKGEYEAGVSPEGQTREHITLAKTMGIDQVVVAVNKMDLTEPPFSEQRYKEVVEGVKKIMRGLGYKVDEIPFVPVSAWLGDNLVTRSENMKWYKGPTLLEALDTFKLPPKPIDKPLRIPISEALSISGVGTVLIGRVETGVLKVGDNVVIMPLNKGGDVRSIEMHHTPLQKAEPGDNIGFNVRGISKQEVKRGDVVGHTTNKPTVADEFTARVFILWHPSAISVGYTPVIHAHTASVACRIVEIVGKVDPRTGQIVEKNPQFIKAGDIAIVKFKPIKPMVIEKYSDIPQLGRFAMRDMGKTIGIGTVIDVKPAEIK from the coding sequence CCTTTTAAAGCAGATTGATGAGAAGCAGCAGAAAGAGGTTGAGGAGGAGGCTAAGAAGAGGGGTAAGGAGACCGAGAAGTTCGCCTGGCTCTTAGATAGGATGAAGGAGGAGAGGGAGAGGGGTGTAACCATTGCACCCAGCTTTGTTAAGTTCGAAACAAACAAGTACTACTTCACCATTATAGATGCCCCGGGTCATAGGGACTTCGTGAAGAACATGATCACTGGTGCTAGCCAGGCTGACGCTGCCCTCCTAGTTGTATCTGCTAAGAAGGGTGAGTACGAGGCCGGCGTTAGCCCTGAGGGCCAGACTAGGGAGCATATAACGCTTGCAAAGACCATGGGTATAGATCAGGTTGTGGTTGCTGTAAACAAGATGGATCTTACAGAGCCTCCATTCTCAGAGCAGAGATATAAAGAGGTTGTAGAGGGAGTTAAAAAGATTATGAGGGGTCTGGGATATAAGGTTGATGAGATACCCTTCGTACCAGTATCTGCATGGCTCGGCGATAACCTAGTAACTAGGAGCGAGAATATGAAGTGGTATAAAGGCCCAACACTGCTAGAGGCTCTAGATACATTTAAGCTACCGCCTAAGCCGATAGATAAGCCCCTCAGAATACCGATCTCAGAGGCTCTCTCGATAAGCGGTGTTGGAACAGTCCTCATAGGAAGGGTTGAGACAGGTGTTCTCAAGGTAGGTGATAACGTGGTTATAATGCCTTTAAACAAGGGTGGTGATGTGAGAAGCATAGAGATGCACCACACGCCACTACAGAAGGCAGAACCAGGGGATAACATAGGCTTTAACGTGAGGGGTATATCGAAGCAGGAGGTTAAGAGGGGAGATGTTGTTGGCCATACAACTAACAAGCCTACCGTTGCTGATGAGTTCACGGCAAGGGTGTTCATTCTGTGGCATCCATCAGCAATCTCTGTGGGCTATACACCGGTTATACATGCTCACACAGCGTCTGTAGCATGCAGGATTGTTGAGATAGTTGGCAAGGTAGATCCGAGGACTGGTCAGATAGTTGAGAAGAACCCGCAGTTCATAAAGGCTGGAGATATCGCTATAGTTAAGTTCAAGCCGATAAAGCCGATGGTGATAGAGAAATACTCTGATATCCCGCAGCTAGGTAGATTCGCTATGAGGGATATGGGTAAGACAATAGGTATTGGAACCGTGATAGACGTAAAACCAGCAGAGATCAAATAA
- the rpsJ gene encoding 30S ribosomal protein S10, with protein MKVRIRIWGTSASNVDYVAGQIVEIAKKAGVEVRGPVPMPTKRLVVPVLRLPHGEGTKVYEKWEMRIHKRLVDVAADERVMRQIMRIRVPQDVYIEAEIIRK; from the coding sequence TTGAAGGTCAGAATAAGGATATGGGGCACCAGCGCCTCAAACGTAGACTATGTAGCTGGCCAGATAGTAGAGATAGCCAAGAAAGCAGGTGTAGAGGTACGAGGACCAGTACCAATGCCGACTAAGAGACTGGTGGTGCCCGTGCTACGCCTCCCCCATGGCGAAGGCACCAAGGTATATGAGAAATGGGAGATGAGGATCCATAAGAGGCTGGTTGATGTTGCAGCCGATGAGAGGGTTATGAGGCAGATAATGAGGATTAGAGTACCCCAAGATGTATATATTGAGGCAGAGATAATAAGGAAATAG